The genomic segment AGAGATCCTGAACTGAGGGAAGCTGTCTGGCTGTTTGCTGAGAAAGTACCAGGCTGGAAGGCTGCACAGAGGTCCAGATGATTACACTGCTGGAGGACAGAGCTGCCTGCATCATCTCAATATCTGCTCATATCTGATACTCAAGTGATCCAGTGATTTAGGAGCACAGACTGTGAGTAAACTTCCAACACCCTATCCTATTGGGGAACTGTGAACTTATTGACTCATAGGAGTTAAtcctgctgttgctgaactagatCATCTGCCAAGTGATTCCTAACCAGGAAGGATGGTGTTTTTCGCTTAAGTGGCAAGACTAATACTGCTGGCAAGCAAACTCAAGGAATAACACTTACAGACATTGATTTGGTGAGGATTAATACTAAAGGGCCCCAACGTGCACAAATTATCTGGGGCTGTGACAGGGGAGTTAACACAGCGTTATAGTTTGCAGTATACTTTACATAATAGTGTTAaactgctactgttttataatatgcATGTTGTTTAATATTACTGGTTATATTCACATCCCTGTCATTTACTACAATTGAATAATAAAAAGGGATCTTATTGTTTAAGCAAAATGTACCAGGTAAAGATACGGGGTGTCACTGAGTGTGCTGGAGTTACCAATTCATACATATTAGCTCCACCCAAAGGTGTGCTACGGCCTACAGGTGTTTTTAAGCGTGAGCCACAGATTCTACATTGCGCGGCATTGAAAAGTTCCTTACAAGCTaactaaatttttaaaatttagcatAATTCTTCAGCCTGAAATTAAACTGGAATTATTAAAGGAAacggaaaccttcaaaacaaacTAGTACAAAATTGCTCAGATTGCtcttttgagcacttttgcaattaacaCAAAATTTCCtccaatacccccccccccagctttaaAGATATTTGCGGTTTCTACATATTTAGCAATTTAATTTCGGCTGACTGGCTACTGTTAATGATGTTGTTTTGCTCACAAAATTCGGTTAGTGAGTAATAAAAGTCACCTGACCTTTCTCTTGTCAGTTCTAAGCAGGGCACCATCACAAGGTTTTCCTTTTCTCAAAACACTGACTGTGTCCCGTTggccaaaatgaacagcaggaaGACCGACTGACTGGGACCATTAAAATGACCTATAAAAACTCACATGCTGGCTTAGCAATAACCAAACAACCACCAAAAAGGAGGAGCACGATAGAGAAAATATCCTGAATCCCAAAATGGGATTTTCCTCTCACCTTTGAGGCAAACTTCCCTTCTCGGAAAAATGGAGTGAGGTATTTCACCACCACATCAGCAGTCTCCTTTAGGGTCATCACTTTGTTCCCTGAAGGTGGTTGCAGGATTTTGGCAGTCCCTTCTTTATCATGTGGGCACAGGTTTGGATCAAAGGTTACTTTCTTCTTCCCCTGATTAGAGTTGACTTTGTGAATCGGAATCAAAATGGAAGATGATTTTAATTCTTCTCTTGGTCTTTTTCTGTCTGGACCTTCTGAGTCCTAGAAAAGACACATTCAAATAAGGTTCATTGATTATCCTTTGGTAAGATGAGTGATTAAACTCCAATGCCAGAATATGACCTCACCTGTTCTTCTACTGCTCTCTTTTGCCTGTCTTGGGTCCTGGGCTTGCCCGGCATATCATCCCTAAGAGACAGTTCAGCAATTACACAAATGTTGTTCAGCTTTGCACCCCCTGACATAAAGGAGGGGTTCTAATATATCATGACCCACCTGCAGTGCTTTGTGGTCAAGCCTAATATCATCTCTTGGTGTTCCTCTAGTTCTGCTGCATCTTCTCGAGACTTAAGTAGATCAGGActggaaaaagagagagaagtcGTCTCATGGTTCTGCAAAGGCTGCACAAGTAGGGAATCTCTAGGCTGTACATAAAGACTGTTCCTTAAACATTCCTCTTTGTCTGATGGTTGTATAGTGAGGACATTAATGGAACTGTTCTTTATTTCTGATGGCTGTACAACTGGATTACTCTGCAAGTCGTTCTTTGTATCTACTGTTTGCTCAGCCAAGGTGTCCCTACAAAGATCTTCTTTATGTGACAGCTTTACAGTTGGTGTCGTCTCTACTTCCTCTGGACTGTCTACTGCATGTTGACCTAATTTCAAACTTGCAGGATCCCCTTGGAGTCTATCCAGTACATCAGAGGTGCAGGTCTCATCCTTTTGAGTCACTGACCCCTCTTTCAGAGAAGGGTTTTTAGGCTTggcctttttataatttttgctgGACTGTGCTTGAGCTTTGAAATTACTTTGCGTTGAGAAAAATTTGGAGATGTTTTGGGAGTCCTTTTTTGCTGCATTGGCAAGCTCCTGTTTTCTCTTGCTGGGTCTGGCTGCTTTGCATGGACTGGTCCCCTTCTTGCTGTCTGTCATTTCAGGAATGGAACTATCATTGCTGGGCAAGATCTCCTGGCTGGTCCCTTGACTGGATTGAGTGGGTCTCCGTTCTGTTTGAGTGGTTCGTAACAAATCAGAGGCTGACTGAAATGAGGACAGCGACCCAACTCTCTTGCATTTAGACTGaagaaataatcagaaaaaaagaatgtGAGCATCATGGTCCTTTTAAAGTGGCCCACAGTTACTCTAGAATTACACACCACTTAAAGGTTATTTCCAGATGGGCTTGGGCCTTTCCTCACAGCATTGCTCTCATTCTACTGACAAAGCTTTAACAAACCCTGCTTTTTGAGATCAATGTAGTAGAGAAACACCTTGCTAACTCTTTTGGTTAGTAAAGTAAACAACTCAGAACAAGACGTACAGAGAATGAGTTCTCTGTACCTGGGCAGATGCTGGAGGGATACAGACTACAAATAAGCCAGGTTTCACCTAAATTGACTTTGCCTAATTcgacttaaaggggtgtttcaccttttagccaacttttagtatgttatagaatggccaatgcttagcaacttttcaattggttttcattagttatttatttattgatttatttttataggtatttgcctttttcttctgacactgtgcagctttccaatgggtgttgctgactcccttctgaaaagcaaatgctctgtaaggctacaaatgtattgctattgctactcgatattactgatctttctattcagctcctctcctattccagtctcttattcaaaccagtgcttggttgctagggaaatttgcaccctagcaaccagactgcttaaaatgcaaattgaagagctgctgaataaaaagctaaataactcaaaaaccacagataataaaaaatgaaaaccaattgcaaattgtctcaaaatatcactctctacatcatactaaaagttaactcaaaggtgaaccacctctttaaattgGCCATGCATAATAAAATCTGCTTGCTTGGTGAAGTTGCTAAACAAGAGGATCCCTTATCAATGTGCCCACCTTGTAGAGTTGAAGCCTAACTAGcattataaagctgtgtaaatttCATAATTATCTCAGAAGCAGGTTAAAATAGACTGTGAATTGTGCTCAATAAATTTTTAGGCTTTAGATCCTCTTTAATCCACCCATGTGTATGGTACGCACTGTTAACATCTGGGAGGCAGACACAAATCCATCTTTCGTGGGAGCCACTGAAGTTTCTGTTCCCTGCTCAAAGTTGCTCGACTCCAAAGTGCTGTGCAACTCCCCATTCTTCAAAGCTTCAATTTCCTTTACCTGTAAGGGAGAAGTACAGGCATAGCAATAAACTAATACATGCTTGCTGCCCCATCTTCTAAGCAGTGATCTACAGCAAGTTCTCTCTCAGTGTCTGAACCCAAGAGCTTACTTTTTTCACAACAGCTGCTTTGTAGAGATTGCACAGTTTGCTGTTCCGGAAAACCTCATACTCCAGATCCACTGCACAGGATTCTACATCAATTCTGGAAAAACAGACGTGTGAGACAGTAAGAATAGCTGATAGGGGAAACAATAACAACTAAGAAACAGTTGAACAGGATCAGACTAATAAACAAATGGTTTCGCTTCACAGTGAGATCAGTACTAATGCTAATattttggtgttttataaatgtaatagtAATAGGAAAAAAGACATAAAAGAGTTGCAGAAGTGCAACTAAGCTTATTATGTTGGCAGATAGGGCATCAGTACACCATGTTGTTTGCACTGGATGAGTTTGAAAGGGAACCATGCAGGCTGACACTTATCTTCTTTTTATAGTCTTGTCCCCTACAGTTATTATTTAACCTATGGGTCAGGGTCATATTGTTCAGGGAGGTCTTTCCTACAGTAAGAATGATattcataatttaataaaaaatggactCCCACACTGAATCTGTGTCcatctcctgaaaaaaaacaagaatcaaGCACTGAAATATATTACTATGGttccccctttcccccccaaTAAGTCAAGTACTGTACAGTACTGAACAGTTGTGATACATAAGAGAATAGGACAACAGAGAATATCATATTTATTACTACCGATCTTCTGCACCAGCTGTACGGGCATTCTTGGTCAGAGCTTCCTCCAGGATCTTCAAACAGTGCTCCCGAGCCTGCAAATACAGATAATTAGCCTATGGTGGAATGTTCCCTGCCTCTCATGCTCAACCCTTAGCCAGCAGATGGACTGCTGCCTAGGAGGGCAGACTGAGTCTCACATGGACCATTTAAAATCTATATTCTTTTCTCCTACCTTCACAGTCAGCTTGGGAATTTTATCACTGGATGAATCTTTTAGGAGACAGTCATCACCTGTCAATGACACAAGGAGAGGGGCATTACAGTTCTGAAGAGAAGAAAAATGCTCATTAGTTGTAAGCTGACACAGTCCCAAATATCAATAATTATACTGTATGCAGGCAGTGATAAGAGTAGGTATTGGGATTAAGAGCAACTAGTGCAAAGAACACATAGTCCAAGATGAATATAGAACTAAGACCTATGATTGTCAAGTCAAATCAAGACCAAGACTGGAGGATGTTAGGTCCAAATCAAGGCCAGGACTGGGAGGTGTTTAATGAGCTTTGAACGGAGATGAGTCTAAGAAGGCAGCCTAGCACGTCAGTTTAGAGACTGTTACGGAAACTGCATGACTCAAAGAGGTAGAACAGAGAATGGTAATGACACTTTTTTATATGGTACTGAAGCAAGACCATATGTCTGTCATCACAAGTGAATTTGAACATAAATCCATGATTAAACCAAGTGCAGAAATAAACAAGGCTAAGACAAGGCCAGAGAAACATCAGAtgcctcttctctgctcactaaatTACTTTTCAGAGCACAGCAACATCATAAGACTtacctttttttgtaacttaattttCCACCAACTGTCCAGTCAaccaaaatgaacagcaggtggcgctgttgtttaaACGTCATaatattagcagtctaaaaatgtgaatgagcaattttacattaatatgtTTTTGAGGGCTTCCATTCGCTTtgaatgatcaaaacagcagtGGTGCAAATAAAAGAGACCAGCCAGGGATTGAAGATCTGGGGAGAAATTTGCTTTCCCcacaacatacatttattttaggaGGAAAGAGTCATGATAAATCAAGTGTGGTGCTGTTCTTGGTTTCTTAAGATTCTAATTTGTCCCATTTAAAGTTGTAATTGAAGTGAATGTTCTGCAGATCTGAAGGGTGGTTACTGAACTGGGAGCCTAATGCAAATCAAAGACTAAAAAGCTCCAGATGCATTATGTTGATCTCCTGTAATAAAAGGCAAGTCTTCTCACACCCCTGCACAGAGAAGCCACAAGCACATGACAATGGGTGTGGAACTTTTCCCAGCATTTCTACCTTTTAGCTGGGAAAACACTAATACATCAGTATGCCTTTTTAGAGGTATCAGCATACTGTGAAATCCCAAGGTTCGTCTGATACTGGACTTATTGTCTGTTTTCAAAACAATTCCTACAGAAGCAGGAATCTCATATTTTCGGTACTTCAGGCCTCCAGTACCACGCAACTAACCAATCAGGAACACTCTTAGGCTAAGGACACACATGTGGCAAATGTGCCAAAAAACACTCGCTGAATCTGCATGCGTGTCCGGGCCTAAGACATGCACTGTACATTAACACAATGTCCACATGACTCCTACAGTCTGTAAGGGTGAACAGGTAAACATTGTGTGCGTTCAGGGCAATGACAAATGAGGAGATAAGTCGCCATGTAATTAATCTCCTCTAGGGTGACCTCCTCCTCCAAATGCTTCCCCAGAGGCTAACATGAGAATCGCCTCTGGGCAAACATGAGGCAccaaagtttccttgcgaggaaacttcgagcaatTTTGCACCACATATGTTTCAGGGAtctcagggcaactaatctgaTTTGTCATTGTCCTTACaaatgtggccctagccttatccTCACATGCAACAATCATCATCCCAGACAATTTCACCCTTTCAGCCCAGCTACTATTGCATTTATAGATAGCAAATTGGAATGATGCTATTGGATTGCACTGATATTTTGGAAAGAATATGCCCAGTGATGCTTGCCATTGACACTTGCAGCAGGCATGGGCACACCAGGGAAGACACAGGGGTTCACACCTACCTCTTCCTTCCAGATTTCTTTGTTTATGGAGTGAATATTGATCATTTTATGGGTGTGCAAATGCATGGCTGCCTTTAGTTTATGTAACACACTGCTGCACAAAATCCCTTGCTTAATAACAGTCAAAAGCAGACACACAGTTTTTGCACCTACTCGGAGGAATAAATTCTTCCAGCTCTTTGCTCTGTAAGAAAAGAGGGTTCCATGTATTCAGTTTGCAAAGAAAACAGCTCCTCAGCCATAGGAATAAAGAGTCAACTATATATCTCCTCACCTTGCGAAGATTCATTTGCTTCTGGTAGAAGCTGTTCCATACGCGTTTGCGATCCTCAGAAGATTCCTCCTCGTCACTCTCATCTTCGTCGTTGTGTCTGGAAAGGACCCAGTTTGGTAACCAATGGTTTAAGGGATTTATGAGAGTACATGGAGGCTGTAGCCAACCAGCCTAAGTACAATGGCAAATTATGCAAGACTGAAACTGCACATAGAAGCTAGAGGAAACTATTATACATTTTCCCTTTTACTATTTCCATAGATGAATAAATAAGAAAAGTAAAAGGTATAGAATGACCATTTAAGGGTGGCAAGGGGAATCATTATTCCCTTTCAATGGATGTAGGAACACATCTGATGTTGTTATTGATGTTGTCATGGTTATGGAACCTTATCACAGTGCTTAGCACCAAAAACTTCGGCAGTAGAGTTGGGGGGCGATGGTCGGTTTATGTGGCTGTTTGTAACTTAATTTTGCAAGGCATTTGGAGGACTATTCTGAGTGAGGCATGTACATCATGGACTAGTTCAATGCATGCTGGGCTAGGCTGTCTCCTCACCTGGCAAACCCATAACCCTTCCTGCCTCCTTCATAAAGATTTGGGTCAAAACCAAATGGTCCCTTCGGTCCTGCAGGCTTCTCGATACAGGTTCTGCTTCTCCCACTTTGGAGCAGGCCCTCCAGTTGTTCCAGCTGGTGTTTGACTGCGAGCGGGTTCTTGCAGCTGTCGCAGGATTTGTTACACTGCGGTTTCTCATCCCCAAAATAGGCAGCTATGAGAGCGTGGCGGCACCTAACACAACAAGACAACAAACTGTGTGAGAATTCTATAAATATTAATTGCCCTGTATAATGAAAGAACTACTTCTAATGTGCGTATACTTTAGCAGAACTCTAATTCCTGGCATCCCAACTGGGAGTTCTACTTCTGTAACATATAGTGAGCCGATCTCTCAACATATAGTGAGCTGATCTCTACTCTATTTACAGTACAAGGGTAGGACAAAAATAGGCACCAGTCCTCTAATAAGAAGCTGGATAAGGCCAAAATTACATGGCATTTTCTCCACCAGTTCAAAGACCCCATTGAGATCCATGAACACAGGCAGATAATACTACTGACTACAAGAGCATTTACCATTGTAGTTAATGGTATTAGGTAGGTGGCAGTGGAATTTTCTCTACTGGCATATTAAACTGCCTGGTGTTCCGTTACATAACAAACCGGCCCAGTCTGCAAATAGATCAATATTGAGGTACTTTCCCATA from the Xenopus laevis strain J_2021 chromosome 9_10L, Xenopus_laevis_v10.1, whole genome shotgun sequence genome contains:
- the recql5.L gene encoding ATP-dependent DNA helicase Q5, which translates into the protein MSSKPSTSSSPSRARCRIQTALKNLFGFDSFRSHLQENATRAVVKGDTDVFVVMPTGAGKSLCYQLPAVLSAGITVVISPLIALIQDQVDHLVALKIKACSLNSKLPLPERKKIIQDLESETPQIKLLYITPEMAASASFQPILAQLLSRSLLSYLIIDEAHCVSEWGHDFRPDYMRLGSLRSRIPHTPCVALTATATKQVQDDIVASLKLRQPVSTFKTPCFRSNLFYDVQLKDLIGDAYGNLKEFCLKALGTKTPQGGFPGCGIVYCRTRDSCEEVAVQLTQRGVFSKAYHAGLKAGDRVAVQNEWMDGIVPVIVATISFGMGVDKANVRFVAHWNVAKSLAGYYQESGRAGRDGKQAFCRLYYSRTDRDQVAFLIKKEIAQAQAKRGDSKASDKASMAGFDAMVSFCEDTGCRHALIAAYFGDEKPQCNKSCDSCKNPLAVKHQLEQLEGLLQSGRSRTCIEKPAGPKGPFGFDPNLYEGGRKGYGFARHNDEDESDEEESSEDRKRVWNSFYQKQMNLRKSKELEEFIPPSDDCLLKDSSSDKIPKLTVKAREHCLKILEEALTKNARTAGAEDRIDVESCAVDLEYEVFRNSKLCNLYKAAVVKKVKEIEALKNGELHSTLESSNFEQGTETSVAPTKDGFVSASQMLTSKCKRVGSLSSFQSASDLLRTTQTERRPTQSSQGTSQEILPSNDSSIPEMTDSKKGTSPCKAARPSKRKQELANAAKKDSQNISKFFSTQSNFKAQAQSSKNYKKAKPKNPSLKEGSVTQKDETCTSDVLDRLQGDPASLKLGQHAVDSPEEVETTPTVKLSHKEDLCRDTLAEQTVDTKNDLQSNPVVQPSEIKNSSINVLTIQPSDKEECLRNSLYVQPRDSLLVQPLQNHETTSLSFSSPDLLKSREDAAELEEHQEMILGLTTKHCRDDMPGKPRTQDRQKRAVEEQDSEGPDRKRPREELKSSSILIPIHKVNSNQGKKKVTFDPNLCPHDKEGTAKILQPPSGNKVMTLKETADVVVKYLTPFFREGKFASKDLFKAFARHLSHHLTGEDKMPLRKNVKEDAQKLIKAFFKDRPKCESEEDWKDLLHAAP